The following coding sequences lie in one Apium graveolens cultivar Ventura chromosome 1, ASM990537v1, whole genome shotgun sequence genomic window:
- the LOC141723418 gene encoding F-box only protein 7-like, with product MTITDKEFIVNPSASGFDTAKSRNISRIINHISGMSWADLPADILMIIFGLLDDINIHNLVDLYQCLAVCRSWRSVAKQIWQTHILPTTPWLLFHIDLSSKIFFKTNRPKCHDYPSSLATNDDNSSFSYTLNNMKTCASYDGWLLLGNSDNQPFLYNPITALLLQLPPLPPFPRLQLFMKFVSSGASPTDHNSIICIMLSDKRGGMIYHNTTLAFCRPAVSTSWVRLQEMAEDIIFYGGKFYTIGSGGALFVYNSDIINGNTNFCTGKPWKEIKLAEAVFNTKSLPHGDCCCFYLVESKHRELLMIMRTVEKKNFFTKSFRIFKLNESDKNSNGRRNYYYRNYWKEISSLPEKESIILLWNEGMSISVDDHNGYKSNSIYFYDEMRSGHATTYGIYDLGSRKISHKTGDGNCLYYKLFTPKISNV from the coding sequence GAACATCTCCCGCATCATTAATCACATCAGCGGGATGTCTTGGGCTGACCTACCTGCTGATATACTCATGATCATCTTCGGATTACTTGATGATATTAACATCCATAACCTTGTTGATCTTTATCAGTGTCTTGCTGTTTGTCGTTCATGGCGATCTGTTGCTAAACAAATATGGCAGACCCACATCTTGCCTACAACTCCATGGTTATTGTTTCATATAGATCTATCCAGTAAAATATTTTTCAAGACCAATCGACCTAAGTGCCATGATTATCCTTCTAGCCTTGCTACTAATGATGACAATTCCAGCTTTTCATATACCCTCAATAATATGAAAACTTGTGCTTCTTATGATGGATGGTTACTTCTTGGCAATTCTGATAATCAACCTTTTCTTTATAATCCTATCACAGCacttcttctccaacttccccCTCTGCCACCATTTCCTCGACTTCAATTATTTATGAAATTCGTGTCTTCTGGAGCTTCACCTACCGATCATAACTCTATTATATGTATCATGTTATCTGATAAACGAGGAGGTATGATCTACCACAATACTACTCTTGCCTTTTGTAGACCAGCTGTATCCACATCATGGGTCCGGCTGCAGGAAATGGCTGAAGACATTATTTTTTATGGTGGAAAGTTTTACACCATCGGTAGCGGAGGAGCTCTCTTTGTTTACAACAGTGATATCATCAATGGCAACACCAATTTCTGCACGGGTAAGCCATGGAAGGAGATAAAATTAGCAGAAGCAGTGTTTAATACTAAGTCGCTTCCGCATGGTGACTGCTGCTGCTTTTATCTGGTGGAATCAAAACATAGAGAATTGTTGATGATTATGAGGACAGTTGAAAAGAAAAATTTCTTTACCAAGTCATTTCGTATTTTCAAGTTAAACGAGAGTGACAAAAATTCTAATGGTAGAAGAAATTACTACTACCGAAACTACTGGAAAGAGATAAGCAGCCTCCCTGAAAAAGAATCCATAATATTGTTGTGGAATGAAGGTATGTCTATATCAGTTGATGATCACAATGGATACAAATCTAACTCCATATATTTCTATGATGAGATGCGTTCCGGTCACGCTACAACTTATGGTATCTATGACTTGGGAAGTCGTAAAATCAGTCACAAAACTGGAGATGGAAATTGcctttattataaattatttactCCTAAAATTTCAAATGTTTAA